The Patescibacteria group bacterium genomic sequence GTTACTCACTTCAGTATTAGGTTTGGTAAATTTGATCGTGCCCTCAAAATCCACAAACTCCTCGGTCATCCATTCCCCTTTGGCTTCGGCATACCCATTGGTAATAATTTTACCGTCCCAATCCATTAAGGACACGGGGAAGCTCCCTTCAAAATACCAAGTCCCCCGCGCTCGACCGCGCACAATTAACGGCGAGGCAATCGCCTCTCCGGGTTGCGGTGAAGTCACAACAATCATCTCATTGGTTTCCGCAGCAGGCGGGTTTGTCTCATCTCCTTCACTGTCTGATGTTGGCGGGATTGCCGTATCCTCTTCACCTTTGGGTGCAGGGGGGGTTACCTGTTGTTTTTCGCCCTGCTCACAACTTGCTCCCAAAAACAAAGAACCTGTAAGGAGCAAAAACGCCACTGTGCTAATCTTTAGGATGTTTTTTCTTTTGAGCATAGTTTTGTTTTGATTGGTTTGTTTAATTGCTTTTAAGTCTTTACATTAAAAATATAATGATGGGCAAAGATATAGGCAAAAATTTATGGTTCAAATCAGGAGACCTGAATTAACAAGGATAAAAAAACTTAGAGTTTTCTGTATTCGCAAATCTCCCGAAAATCACAATATTTACAGACATAGGGGTTAGGGCACGGAGCGAAGGAGGAAGATTTGATTTTTTGAATCGTTTCGGAAATGTCAGTTTTTAATTTGGTTAACTCCTTATCGCTTCCTAAAAATGAAATCTCCTGATTATTTTTGAAAAAGTAAAAGGTTAGTTTTTGCGGCTTAAGGCGCAAAACTTCTTCCGCGGCTAATTGGTAAAGCAGGAGCTGAGCGCGCTGGTCGCGGGTAAGACGCTCTCTTGCTTCCCCTGTTTTATAATCCACAATCGCCACCCCGCCATCTACTTCATCCACGCGGTCAATGCGACCAATCACGACCGCGCCATCAATTTTTAAACGAAAAGCTTTTTCCACGCCCAGAACCTTGGGCCAATTGTTCTGACGCGCTTCATAAAATGTTTTCAGCTGTTTTAAGCCTTGTTGTTTATACTTTTTCTGCGTCGCTTCGTCTGGATACCAATCATCAATCCAAGCGTTCTCATAAATCTTTTTTAATGCCTCCCATGTAATTTTATTGCCCTTATTCCGCAGAGACATTACCTGCGACTTTTCTGTATTTCTAAATCCAAACAAATCGGTTTGCATGGCGTTTTCTTGGTTTTGCAAAAGATGAAACAAATCATACATTACCTTGTGCATTGCTTGACCAAAGCTATGCTGATAATGACCGCGCTTCGGGATGCGGATGCCAAATTGAAACTTGTATTGCAAAGGGCATTTTTGGAAAGCCGCGAGCTGGGAAAAGCTAAAATGTTTAGGAAGCCTTAGGGCTTCTTGCGGAATTCTAATTGTTTTGGGAATCGCGATTTGCAAATCCTCCAAAACCCGCTTCTCTCGCGGAATAGATAGAGACGCGGAATCTTGCGTCTCTATATTTTTCGCGGCAATGTTGCACTCAATCAAAAAGCGGGAGAGTTTTTTAGCTCTGGCGCCACCGTAATTTGCCGCCGAAGTGAAAAACACTCCTTCTTTGGCACGCGTTACGGCAACATAAAAAAGCCTCCGCTCTTCCTGAAGGTGAATATCACCTTCAGGCAAGATTTCTTTAACCAAGGAATCGGGAATCTCTATCGGGTCGCGGCGGTTGATACTCGGAAATCTTTTATCCACCATACCTACAATAAACACATAGCGGAATTCCAAGCCCTTCGCTTTATGAATCGTCATAATCTTAACCGCTTCAGGTCCGGCTTCCAGATCCATATCAAGCGCCCCCTCGTCCCCTGCTTCCTGCTCTAAGTTGATACGTTTAATAAAATCCTGGAGCCTCGCGCGGGTCGTAGTCTCGGTTTCAAAATTTTTAACTTTTTTGGCGAATTGATTTAAATAAAAAATATTGTCCCGCGTTTCCTGGTCGTCTTTGCCCCCTAAATATTTTAAATATCCAGAATCTTCCATAAAAGCGAAGAAGACGGCGTGAATTGTCGCGTCGCGGACAATTTGAGAATGTTTTTGAATCAAGGATAAAATTTTCCTGGTTTGATCCTTGCTCTCCGGGCTGATTCGCAAAAGGTCGGCTTGGAGAAGGGCGCGATACAGACTTGTGCCTTTGCGTCCCGCCCAATAATTCAATTCCA encodes the following:
- a CDS encoding Gmad2 immunoglobulin-like domain-containing protein — its product is MLKRKNILKISTVAFLLLTGSLFLGASCEQGEKQQVTPPAPKGEEDTAIPPTSDSEGDETNPPAAETNEMIVVTSPQPGEAIASPLIVRGRARGTWYFEGSFPVSLMDWDGKIITNGYAEAKGEWMTEEFVDFEGTIKFTKPNTEVSNKGTLILRRDNPSGLPENDAAIEIPIVFK
- a CDS encoding UvrD-helicase domain-containing protein; this translates as MKTTTPLFDQSDMDNKIKESKSKDFLQNLNPAQKEAVTHGQGPLLIVAGAGTGKTTVITRRIAYLIYKGLAKPEEILAVTFTEKAAEEMENRVDELLPYGYVDIWIDTFHGLGQRILKEHALDIGLPNDFKLLNATDQWILIRENLDKFDLDYYKPLGNPTKFIQALVQHFSRLKDELISPAEYLEYAENMKLDQGAALEERDRASGEGERLLEVAKAYKVYQDLLLQNNALDFGDLINYALKLLQSRPSVLALYQNRFKYILVDEFQDTNYAQYELVKLLSRPENNLTVTGDDDQSIYKFRGASVSNILEFKRDYPDSAEVFITNNYRSRQNILDLSYEFIKLNNPERLEVKLGGKVSKKLQSQTGEKGMVEHLHLSDQKREVEKVVKKMVDLIQRNKDLTWNDFAILSRTNEISEIFAHGLKEAGVPYVWAASRGLYKKPIIMDVLAYFNLLDNYHESPSLYRILNLPIFKIKTEDLVELNYWAGRKGTSLYRALLQADLLRISPESKDQTRKILSLIQKHSQIVRDATIHAVFFAFMEDSGYLKYLGGKDDQETRDNIFYLNQFAKKVKNFETETTTRARLQDFIKRINLEQEAGDEGALDMDLEAGPEAVKIMTIHKAKGLEFRYVFIVGMVDKRFPSINRRDPIEIPDSLVKEILPEGDIHLQEERRLFYVAVTRAKEGVFFTSAANYGGARAKKLSRFLIECNIAAKNIETQDSASLSIPREKRVLEDLQIAIPKTIRIPQEALRLPKHFSFSQLAAFQKCPLQYKFQFGIRIPKRGHYQHSFGQAMHKVMYDLFHLLQNQENAMQTDLFGFRNTEKSQVMSLRNKGNKITWEALKKIYENAWIDDWYPDEATQKKYKQQGLKQLKTFYEARQNNWPKVLGVEKAFRLKIDGAVVIGRIDRVDEVDGGVAIVDYKTGEARERLTRDQRAQLLLYQLAAEEVLRLKPQKLTFYFFKNNQEISFLGSDKELTKLKTDISETIQKIKSSSFAPCPNPYVCKYCDFREICEYRKL